One Thermodesulfovibrionales bacterium genomic window, ACCGGGAGCCCTCCTTCAAGGACTTTTCAAAGACGGTCTCAGGGGTCCCGAAGCTCATCGTCTCCTCGGACAATTCCTTCAGGGGATTCAGCCCCTGGCTCCGGTTGCCGCAGGTTTTTCCTGTTCATAATCCCGATGAAAAGGAACTGCTCTTTCTCGCCGACCGTCTCATATCCGAGAAGTCACTGCAGCAGGAAAACAACCGCCTGAAAAACGAGATTTCCTCGGCGAGGGGAGAGCTCGACCTCTTCCGGGTAATCGGCAAGATCCTCACATCGAACAGGGAGCTTGACGAGGTGCTCGCCTTAATCATGAAAGAGGTCAAAAAAGAGGTCGGGGCGTCGTCGTGGTCCATATTCCTCGTGGATGAGGAGACGGGAGAACTGGTGCTCGAGAAGACCGACGATAAACGGTGGAAGCCCCACAAAGTCAGACTGAAACCCGGAGAAGGAGTTGCCGGCTGGGTCGTCAGGGAGGGCATTCCGGTCGTTGTCCCCGACATTTCTCAGGATAAGCGAAGCCTGTATAAGACGGGCAAGCGAAAATACCCGAGGGCGAACACCGTTATGTGCATCCCCATAAGGGACAAAGACCGCACGGTAGGGGTGATAGAATTTACCGATAAGACTACAGGGATACCCTTTACCAAGGACGACCTCGATCTCTTCATGAGGATAGTGGACTATGCGGCCGTCGCGATCAAGGTGGCATCCGTCTACCAGAAGATGGCAGAGATCTCCGTCACCGATGATCTGACAAAGCTCTTTAACAGCCGCTATCTCAACAGGACCATAGAAGTCGAGATCCAGAGGTCCGAGCGCTCCCGTTCGTCTGTTTCTCTCATCTTCATGGATATCGATTATTTTAAGAA contains:
- a CDS encoding GAF domain-containing protein is translated as MPKILIIGKDLSNKNFDFLKKYGDISKFKSIDRVRIGTNDDIALLVVERTQHREPSFKDFSKTVSGVPKLIVSSDNSFRGFSPWLRLPQVFPVHNPDEKELLFLADRLISEKSLQQENNRLKNEISSARGELDLFRVIGKILTSNRELDEVLALIMKEVKKEVGASSWSIFLVDEETGELVLEKTDDKRWKPHKVRLKPGEGVAGWVVREGIPVVVPDISQDKRSLYKTGKRKYPRANTVMCIPIRDKDRTVGVIEFTDKTTGIPFTKDDLDLFMRIVDYAAVAIKVASVYQKMAEISVTDDLTKLFNSRYLNRTIEVEIQRSERSRSSVSLIFMDIDYFK